The Phaseolus vulgaris cultivar G19833 chromosome 5, P. vulgaris v2.0, whole genome shotgun sequence genomic interval TTCCAAAATCCTCATGCATGGGGGCTAGTGTACTGACTAGGTCGAGAGGTTGTCAAcatattaaaagttaaaataatataaataaataatagaataaaataacattGTATCAAAGCCTAATAAATAGGCCCAAAAcgctaaaaatatatttagtaatTGTAAGGTGTGAAAAGTAAAAGCCCAATCAAGTTAAAACCCAACAACAATCCCTATAAATAGGCGATTTGTTTAACAGATAAGTAGAGTGTTTAATCTGATAATCAAACAAGTTGATTTTGACTTTATCAagcgccttgcaggtacacacacccaTCCGAGAGTGATCATGGACCAAGAAACCAAAAGTTTACCCAAATACAATAGCTGAGAGCAAGCTCAAACCCACGTAACAAAGAGTCCAAACTAGCTAATCCAATAACTGAAAGCCCAAGTCATAAGTAAAAGACTGAGAAACCTAGAAGAGGAGAATAAAAAGTTAATTGTTTGTAAAGCCCGGTAAGAACAAGAAATATGTTAGAATTTAAAACTCAAATAGATTGAtgatttgtaaatcaattcTTGATTAAATCAAAAATTGGAAccatataatattttcttttcattgtaagaaaatcataaaataaaaattaattttattgtaaaaaaatcattaaatagaaattaattttattgtaagaaaataattaaatagaaattaattttaaagacaaaaaataattaatcaaactaaattagatacaacaaattattgatatatctaaagtagtttttattattaatgaactttataaaactattatttaattaactacaaaggtttaactactaattactttagattttaaaattgatagctaaaacgttggtagctaattaaatacaaatttacaaactaatttataaattttattaataataaaaactattttaaataccaataatttagtctctaatataatatcaaatttaattaatatagtcactaattatttttttttaaaaattgttttttatttaattattttttttagaaaaataaatgattACAAGACACAATATTATCTTTAagtttaatgaaaaattaatttaatattaaaagtgaaaatattttaattatcattgaactcattatttaaaaaaaaatcataatttccgacatgatttttttcttttaccagAGAAACCTTAATATTATACATTCTTTCAATTATGGAATTAAAATTTAGTGTTGGATAAAATATTAACAGAATCTCCCCAGCGTACGGTAGGGTAGGCTACCAGTTCCAACTTTCTATTGGACTTCTATTACGAGTCTACCAGCCCAAATTGGATTGCTATACATCAAATAAGATTGGGCCTGTTTAACGCAAGGTTGATTTGACCCAGATTAATTTTGTTTACTTTTCGCAATTAGTTTTAGgtttcttcttcctgcacccctacttttttcttcctgcaccccacaatttCTATATTCGGAAACTAGTcttgaccttttatttgaaaaagggcaCCGTGGTTACCGGAAATATGGATTTgagagtgtgctacggattcatcaattcagaactgaatattttttttctgaataagGGGTGTTCCGGAAGCgatttttgcataaattattgatttctggattgctgaatccggaagcctaattctgttacggattggtggatccagaatgctttttttgaattatagatttctgaatccggaatgcatatttctgttacggattggtggatctggaatgctttttttgaatgatggatttttaaatgtgaaatgcatatttttgaattacaaAATTGGTGGATCCAAAATTTTACCGGAAGTGTCAATCCAAAAAATTTCTGGATTCCATAATCCATAAtgcaaaaagataaaaatatttctagtgcgttttaggatttttaaaaaataataggaacAATTTGATCTTTACATAATATTGAGAGAggtacaggaagaaaaatgtaggggtgaaggaagaaactgccttagTTTTTACATGATTTATTCCTGTGCCACACACTCAaatctaatttaaaatacatttgaTGTGGTAGAGgggaaattttatttttctggaGAATTTGAGTCAAGttttgaaaaatttgtttggtcaattttttttacaaaatttatttctaGAAAATAGGAGAAAATCTAACTTTCTTGagttaaaataaagtttttaattgaaaagtgttatactcttacaaaataatttgttgtgatgaaaaaaattaaaattttaggaAAAATAATACAcgactttttaattttaaaaaaatcatgtaaataatttttaagaatCCACCAAATTTTATCTAGTTATAAGAATTATAATTCTTAACATTTGcaacttttataaattatgattttggGGCATAAAAATATTTCTGAAGTACTAAAAACCCCGTAATAGTATAGTTgatataaaagagaaaaatatgtagatgaaaataaacaaacaaataaaaacatatatgaGAAATAAAATTGAAGTTTTAAGATAATTAGAATGAAGAAAAATTGTGTGTAGATGGTGGTACAATAATTGGAGACAAAGAAAAGGTTCTAACAAATGTAATCAGAAGATTCATCGTATAAATCCCTTTATTTTGGGAAGATGTGTCTGCCAAAACAAAGTGTGTTTTTATGTTATCCCTTTGTTCTTGTCTCTTCCTTTCAATTCACCTCATTTCCACCGATGAAGCTCTTGACATGTGTCATGCAAATACCACACTGAACGTGTTGAGTTGCTAATTCACCATTCCTCATGACTCATGTTCACCATATTCCTTTCTTCCACCGCCTCTCTTTCACACTCCTTTTTCTTCACTTCCCTTCTCTCTACTCTCTCTTATATAACCTTCCCTAGCTCATCATCCTTTTAGGTATGAATCACAGTTGTTGTCACATCTACAAATACACAGAAAAAATGGCTAAGAGATTTCCTCATCTTTTCTCCAACAAAAACTTGTTTAAACACCTTCAATCAACTACTCCTATGCCTCCTATAGTTTGTAGCAGTGGATTGTGCATCCCAAATGCAAATGCTCATGTGCATACTCAAGTACAACCCTTCCTTATATTAATCACATACATGAAAAATTAGATTATGCAGTACAATTCTTTTACACTAATATTTAACTACAAATCGTTATAAGTTATAAACTTGTTTATTCTTATTTGACTAGTTTAAATGTTATACCATCCATGACTTTTTATCGCTTTATGGTAAACCTGTTTTAGGATTCATAGTGTTAAACTGTTCTAGTTTATACATGAAACTCTAAaccttaaaactgttttttatcaCTGTGTATAGTTGTTAAATTTGATGATATTGttgtttactttttttaatttttcagggTGGTGACTCAATTGTGGGAGCAGCAGCAGAAGGGGCAGTGAAGGCAACAGAGACAGTGGTGGAGAATATGGGAGAAAGGGCAAAGGAGACAGTGGAGACTGCTTTGAATGCAGCAAAGAATACTGCAGGATTGGTTGCAGAGTCAACCATAGCTGAGGCTGATACCAATGTTGTGGACACAGCTGAATACAGATGTTCTGAGGATTTGGGGGGGCATCTTGGAGATGGCCATGATAGTTACAATTGAATGTGAGATAATGGTTTTTGCTCTATGACTTTTAAGATATTGTATAGTGTTTAGAAGATTGAAGAAAAGTTAATGTTATTCTCTATTTTGTTGGTGTAATATATGAACATAACTAGCTTTCTTTGGAGATAAGAAGCAATATGGTACATATTTTGGAACAAGTAATGTTATATAATTAAAGCCATTTTGAATCATCTTTTGATATTGAAATCAAACTCATAACCACTAAATACACTTCACTAGACAATTTTCTTTCCTCATACTACTTTATATATACTTTGTACTACTAGTTCTCTTTGACAAATTCTTCTTAGTGTGATGACCACACTAAATTAagtcaaaatataaaaaacacttCCACTTCACAAAATAATTACTTACATGCattagttttaaatatttataactaatagtattaatagttaataaattctttcatattaatttctttatttttttataatattaatagatGTCGAAAATATATATACAACTATCAGAAAACATAGTTGAAAATATACATACAAC includes:
- the LOC137834066 gene encoding uncharacterized protein gives rise to the protein MNHSCCHIYKYTEKMAKRFPHLFSNKNLFKHLQSTTPMPPIVCSSGLCIPNANAHVHTQGGDSIVGAAAEGAVKATETVVENMGERAKETVETALNAAKNTAGLVAESTIAEADTNVVDTAEYRCSEDLGGHLGDGHDSYN